In one window of Silvanigrella paludirubra DNA:
- a CDS encoding HAMP domain-containing methyl-accepting chemotaxis protein — protein MNNKSLSFKIITSISILVTLILFSCIYCILMINKTQVYAQDTASSWLPSIEAFSSINQEIGRITRRSLNIMASKFANNEEGMEKNLAGLNEFKTKIDKKLKDYSKLLAPGEQPFYDITLASYNEYIKALDEQMNLLKENKTIESYQIYVNKGLPALTKFMDAVDKESQFNSEGATGSTKQGSNLTSITNLTMTIVLICSLIISTIIIIVISKLTNTIKDSIESLKKQGDSTMKISKVLMQSSQSLSESVTEQAASVHETTAAINEITSMVNKTSENAQESNVVAKDASQKAESSQETMKKLVNSMETIQESNSQLQNIAEIINQIHAKTSVINDIVSKTELLSLNASIESARAGEYGKGFAVVAEEVGNLAKISGKSAHEIQELIVKSQEEVNKILNITKDRVAEGKVVTTEAQESFVHISEDIISMVSVIEQISAATKEQDIGVRQITTAMSEIDRATQRNQTSVNETAQSSNELVEQGEKLIKTTDDIEILIMGTKSKAA, from the coding sequence ATGAATAATAAAAGTTTATCTTTTAAAATTATAACCTCGATTTCTATTTTGGTAACACTTATTTTATTTTCTTGCATTTACTGTATTTTGATGATCAATAAAACTCAAGTTTATGCTCAAGACACAGCATCAAGTTGGCTTCCAAGCATAGAAGCATTTTCAAGTATTAATCAAGAAATTGGGCGTATTACAAGAAGAAGTTTAAATATTATGGCTTCAAAATTTGCGAATAATGAAGAAGGTATGGAAAAAAATTTAGCAGGTTTGAATGAATTTAAAACAAAAATTGATAAAAAATTAAAAGATTATTCAAAATTATTAGCTCCAGGTGAACAGCCATTTTATGATATTACATTAGCCTCCTATAATGAATATATTAAAGCATTAGATGAACAAATGAATCTATTAAAAGAAAATAAAACCATTGAATCTTACCAGATTTATGTAAATAAAGGGCTTCCTGCGTTAACTAAATTCATGGATGCAGTTGATAAAGAGTCACAATTTAATTCAGAAGGTGCCACAGGCTCTACCAAACAAGGCTCCAATTTAACATCAATTACAAACTTGACCATGACAATCGTATTAATTTGTTCTCTTATTATAAGCACAATTATTATAATTGTCATTTCAAAATTAACAAATACAATTAAAGATTCTATCGAAAGTTTAAAAAAACAAGGCGATAGTACTATGAAAATTTCAAAAGTATTAATGCAAAGTTCTCAATCGTTATCGGAATCTGTAACAGAACAAGCGGCTTCTGTTCATGAAACAACTGCAGCAATAAATGAAATTACAAGTATGGTGAATAAAACTTCAGAAAATGCTCAAGAATCAAATGTTGTTGCAAAAGATGCTTCTCAAAAAGCAGAAAGCAGCCAAGAGACCATGAAAAAATTAGTAAATAGCATGGAAACCATTCAGGAATCCAATAGCCAATTACAAAATATTGCCGAAATTATAAATCAAATTCATGCAAAGACATCTGTTATTAATGACATAGTTTCTAAAACAGAATTACTTTCCTTAAATGCTTCGATTGAGTCTGCGCGTGCAGGGGAATATGGAAAAGGTTTTGCTGTGGTTGCTGAAGAAGTAGGGAACCTTGCTAAAATTAGTGGAAAATCAGCACATGAAATTCAAGAACTTATTGTGAAAAGCCAAGAAGAAGTTAATAAAATATTAAATATAACAAAAGATCGAGTTGCAGAAGGAAAAGTTGTTACTACAGAAGCACAAGAGTCATTCGTTCATATTTCTGAAGACATTATTAGTATGGTATCTGTTATAGAGCAAATATCTGCTGCCACAAAAGAACAAGACATTGGGGTAAGACAAATTACTACAGCTATGTCTGAAATTGATAGAGCTACTCAAAGAAACCAAACTTCCGTTAACGAAACAGCACAGTCTTCGAATGAGTTAGTGGAACAAGGCGAAAAACTAATTAAGACTACCGATGATATTGAAATTTTAATTATGGGCACAAA
- a CDS encoding HAMP domain-containing methyl-accepting chemotaxis protein, with protein MNNKSLSFKIITSISILVSLILFSCIYCITMINKTQVYAQDTATSWLPSIESFAIMNREIGNISRRSLYILNSKFANDPKEMDKKLEGLNDFKAKLDKEIKGYITNGLIGPGEQPFYDITLAAYNDYIKALDEQISFAKENKTQESYETYIKKANPALQKLLDAVNKESQFNSEGAINSTKQGSNLTSITNWTMTLVLISSIIISAIIVLIILKITNAIKNSIESLKKQGDNTMKISKTLMQSSQSLSESVTEQAASVHETTAAINEITSMVNKTSENAQESTNVAKSASQKAESSQETMKKLANSMETIQESNSQLQNIAEIINQIHAKTSVINDIVSKTELLSLNASIESARAGEYGKGFAVVAEEVGNLAKISGKSAQEIQDLIIKSQEEVNKILNITKDRVAEGKVVTTEAQESFVHISEDIISMVSVIEQISAATKEQDIGVRQITTAMSEIDRATQKNQQSVNETAQSSNELVEQGEKLIQTTKEIEVLILGGNKAS; from the coding sequence ATGAACAACAAAAGTTTATCATTTAAAATTATAACCTCAATTTCTATACTGGTGTCTCTTATTCTTTTTTCTTGTATTTACTGCATTACAATGATCAATAAAACCCAAGTTTATGCTCAAGACACAGCAACAAGCTGGCTTCCAAGTATTGAATCATTTGCAATTATGAATAGAGAAATAGGAAATATTTCAAGACGAAGTTTATATATTTTAAATTCAAAATTTGCAAATGATCCCAAAGAAATGGATAAAAAACTTGAGGGATTAAATGATTTCAAAGCAAAACTAGATAAAGAAATAAAAGGCTATATCACAAATGGTTTAATAGGACCAGGTGAACAGCCCTTTTACGATATTACTTTAGCAGCTTATAATGATTATATAAAAGCATTAGACGAACAAATAAGTTTTGCAAAAGAAAACAAAACTCAAGAATCCTATGAAACATATATTAAAAAAGCGAACCCTGCTTTACAAAAATTATTAGATGCTGTTAACAAAGAAAGTCAATTTAATTCAGAAGGCGCTATTAATTCTACGAAACAAGGATCTAATTTAACATCTATTACAAATTGGACTATGACTCTTGTATTAATTAGCTCTATAATAATAAGCGCAATTATTGTTCTTATTATTTTAAAAATTACAAATGCAATTAAAAATTCCATTGAAAGTTTAAAGAAACAAGGTGACAACACCATGAAAATTTCTAAAACTTTAATGCAAAGTTCACAATCTTTATCAGAATCCGTAACGGAACAAGCTGCTTCTGTCCACGAAACAACGGCTGCTATAAACGAAATTACAAGTATGGTAAATAAAACTTCAGAAAATGCGCAAGAGTCAACAAATGTAGCAAAAAGCGCGTCACAAAAAGCGGAAAGCAGCCAAGAGACCATGAAAAAATTGGCGAATAGTATGGAGACCATTCAAGAATCCAACAGCCAATTGCAAAATATTGCCGAAATTATAAATCAAATTCATGCAAAAACTTCAGTCATTAATGACATTGTTTCTAAAACAGAACTTTTATCCTTAAATGCTTCGATTGAGTCTGCGCGTGCAGGTGAATACGGAAAAGGGTTTGCCGTGGTTGCCGAAGAAGTAGGAAACCTTGCTAAAATTAGTGGAAAATCGGCTCAAGAAATTCAAGATCTTATTATAAAAAGCCAAGAAGAAGTCAATAAAATATTAAATATAACAAAAGATCGAGTTGCAGAAGGAAAAGTAGTGACAACGGAAGCACAAGAGTCTTTCGTTCATATTTCTGAAGACATTATTAGTATGGTCTCTGTCATTGAACAAATTTCTGCTGCCACAAAAGAGCAAGACATTGGGGTAAGACAAATTACTACAGCAATGTCGGAAATAGACAGAGCAACACAAAAAAATCAACAATCGGTTAACGAAACAGCACAGTCTTCTAATGAATTGGTAGAGCAGGGTGAAAAATTAATTCAAACAACAAAAGAAATAGAAGTTTTAATTTTAGGAGGAAATAAGGCTTCTTAA
- a CDS encoding HAMP domain-containing methyl-accepting chemotaxis protein, producing the protein MNNKSLSYKIITSVSILVSLILFSCIYCIYMINKTQVYAQDTATNWLPSIEAFARINKEIGNISRRSLSIMASKFANDLEGMDKKFAGLTDFREKLDKEIKGYITNGLIGPGEQPFYDATLASYNEYMKTLDEQIGLLKENKMIESYQVYANKGLPALFKFMDAVSKETQFNSDGALNSTKQGSNLTSITNWTMIAVLLCSFIISFIIIFTIFKLTNTIKYSIESLKKQGDSTMKISKTLMHSSQSLSESVTEQAASVHETTAAINEITSMVNKTSENAQESTNVAKSASQKAESSQDTMKKLVNSMETIQESNSQLQNIAEIINQIHAKTSVINDIVSKTELLSLNASIESARAGEYGKGFAVVAEEVGNLAKISGKSAHEIQELIVKSQEEVNKILNITKDRVAEGKVVTTEAQESFVHISEDIISMVSVIEQISAATKEQDIGVRQITTAMSEIDRATQRNQTSVNETAQSSNELVEQGEKLIQNTNEIEVLILGRKNKAA; encoded by the coding sequence ATGAACAACAAAAGTTTATCTTATAAAATTATAACTTCAGTCTCTATATTGGTTTCACTTATTTTATTTTCCTGTATTTACTGCATTTATATGATCAATAAAACTCAAGTTTATGCACAAGACACCGCTACAAATTGGCTTCCAAGCATTGAAGCATTTGCGAGAATTAATAAAGAAATAGGAAATATTTCAAGAAGAAGTTTAAGTATTATGGCCTCAAAATTTGCAAATGATTTAGAGGGAATGGACAAAAAATTTGCAGGTTTAACTGATTTTAGAGAAAAACTAGATAAAGAAATAAAAGGATATATTACAAATGGCCTAATTGGCCCAGGTGAACAACCTTTTTATGATGCCACTTTAGCTTCTTATAATGAATATATGAAAACATTAGACGAACAAATTGGTTTATTAAAAGAAAATAAAATGATTGAATCCTACCAAGTATATGCAAATAAAGGGCTTCCTGCTTTGTTTAAATTTATGGATGCTGTTAGTAAAGAAACACAATTTAATTCGGATGGGGCTTTAAATTCTACAAAACAAGGCTCTAATTTAACTTCAATTACAAACTGGACCATGATAGCGGTTTTATTATGTTCCTTTATTATAAGCTTTATTATTATTTTTACTATTTTTAAACTAACAAATACAATAAAATATTCCATAGAAAGTTTAAAGAAACAAGGTGACAGCACCATGAAAATTTCTAAAACTTTAATGCATAGCTCACAGTCTTTATCGGAATCTGTAACAGAACAAGCTGCTTCTGTTCATGAAACAACAGCAGCAATTAATGAAATAACAAGTATGGTAAATAAAACTTCTGAAAACGCACAAGAGTCAACTAACGTAGCAAAAAGCGCGTCACAAAAAGCAGAAAGCAGCCAAGACACCATGAAAAAATTGGTGAACAGCATGGAGACCATTCAAGAATCCAATAGCCAATTGCAAAATATTGCTGAAATCATAAACCAAATTCACGCAAAAACTTCGGTCATTAATGACATTGTTTCTAAAACGGAATTACTTTCCTTAAATGCTTCGATTGAGTCCGCTCGTGCCGGGGAATATGGAAAAGGATTTGCCGTGGTTGCTGAAGAAGTAGGGAACCTTGCTAAAATTAGTGGAAAATCGGCACATGAAATTCAAGAACTAATTGTTAAAAGCCAAGAAGAAGTGAATAAAATATTAAATATAACGAAAGATCGTGTTGCAGAAGGAAAAGTAGTTACAACAGAAGCACAAGAGTCTTTCGTACATATTTCTGAAGACATTATTAGTATGGTGTCTGTCATTGAACAAATATCTGCTGCAACAAAAGAACAAGACATTGGGGTAAGACAAATTACTACAGCAATGTCTGAAATAGACAGAGCAACACAAAGAAACCAAACTTCCGTGAACGAAACAGCCCAATCTTCAAACGAATTAGTTGAACAAGGTGAAAAATTAATTCAAAACACAAATGAAATAGAAGTTTTAATCTTAGGAAGAAAGAATAAGGCAGCATAA